In Perca fluviatilis chromosome 11, GENO_Pfluv_1.0, whole genome shotgun sequence, the following proteins share a genomic window:
- the ccr12a gene encoding chemokine (C-C motif) receptor 12a isoform X2: MSYDDSYLLFKDLFGYGEANDTTDPNYVITGTVQLCAKDKVNKFGAAFIPMFYYSNFILSFLGNGLVLFIIYKYEKLSTVTNIFLLNLVLSNLLFASSLPFWATYHLSEWIFGMALCKLVSSAYFIGFYSSILFLTLMTFDRYLAVVHAVAAAKSRKKAYAIAASVAVWCISIVASVKELVLQNVRQTPLNGIVCEESGYAESTMEHWRLVTYYQQFLVFFILPLFMVMYCYISITVRIMSTRMKEKCRAIKLIFIIIFTFFACWTPYNIVILLRAITISNEGENLCSDAESLDYALYVTRNVAYLYCCISPVFYTFVGKKFQSHFRRLLAKRIPCLKRHMSLSSQSTRTTSQRTPHSAYEY, translated from the coding sequence ATGAGCTACGATGATTCATATCTGCTCTTCAAGGACCTATTCGGTTACGGTGAAGCCAATGACACGACTGACCCAAATTATGTGATCACCGGAACTGTCCAGCTCTGTGCTAAGGATAAAGTCAACAAGTTTGGTGCAGCATTCATCCCAATGTTCTACTACTCCAACTTCATCTTGAGTTTCCTTGGCAATGGGCTcgtcctcttcatcatctacaagTATGAGAAGCTCAGTACAGTGACAAACATCTTCCTCCTGAATTTGGTCCTCTCCAACCTTCTCTTTGCCTCCAGTCTCCCCTTCTGGGCGACGTACCATCTGTCTGAGTGGATTTTTGGCATGGCTCTGTGTAAGCTGGTCAGCAGTGCCTACTTCATCGGCTTTTACAGCTCCATCCTCTTCCTCACGCTCATGACATTTGACCGATACCTCGCGGTGGTGCATGCAGTGGCAGCTGCTAAAAGCAGGAAGAAGGCGTATGCCATCGCTGCGTCAGTGGCAGTTTGGTGCATCAGTATTGTAGCGAGTGTGAAAGAGCTGGTTCTCCAAAATGTGCGGCAGACTCCGTTAAATGGAATCGTATGTGAGGAGTCAGGATACGCTGAGAGCACTATGGAGCACTGGCGTCTGGTCACTTATTACCAACAATTCCTGGTCTTCTTCATTCTCCCGCTGTTCATGGTGATGTACTGCTACATCAGCATCACTGTCCGCATCATGTCCACCCGCATGAAGGAGAAGTGCCGCGCCATCAAGCTCATATTTATTATCATCTTCACCTTCTTCGCCTGCTGGACGCCCTACAATATTGTCATCCTCCTTCGAGCTATTACCATCTCCAATGAGGGTGAAAATTTGTGTTCTGACGCAGAGAGCTTGGACTATGCCCTGTACGTGACCCGGAATGTAGCCTATTTGTATTGTTGCATtagtcctgtgttttacacatttgtgGGCAAGAAGTTCCAGAGCCACTTTAGAAGGCTGTTGGCCAAGAGGATCCCCTgtctgaagagacacatgagcCTCAGCAGCCAGAGCACCAGAACCACGTCACAGAGGACACCACACTCTGCTTATGAGTACTAG
- the ccr12a gene encoding chemokine (C-C motif) receptor 12a isoform X1, whose protein sequence is MFAQNQTPAMSYDDSYLLFKDLFGYGEANDTTDPNYVITGTVQLCAKDKVNKFGAAFIPMFYYSNFILSFLGNGLVLFIIYKYEKLSTVTNIFLLNLVLSNLLFASSLPFWATYHLSEWIFGMALCKLVSSAYFIGFYSSILFLTLMTFDRYLAVVHAVAAAKSRKKAYAIAASVAVWCISIVASVKELVLQNVRQTPLNGIVCEESGYAESTMEHWRLVTYYQQFLVFFILPLFMVMYCYISITVRIMSTRMKEKCRAIKLIFIIIFTFFACWTPYNIVILLRAITISNEGENLCSDAESLDYALYVTRNVAYLYCCISPVFYTFVGKKFQSHFRRLLAKRIPCLKRHMSLSSQSTRTTSQRTPHSAYEY, encoded by the exons ATGTTTGCGCAAA ATCAAACCCCAGCCATGAGCTACGATGATTCATATCTGCTCTTCAAGGACCTATTCGGTTACGGTGAAGCCAATGACACGACTGACCCAAATTATGTGATCACCGGAACTGTCCAGCTCTGTGCTAAGGATAAAGTCAACAAGTTTGGTGCAGCATTCATCCCAATGTTCTACTACTCCAACTTCATCTTGAGTTTCCTTGGCAATGGGCTcgtcctcttcatcatctacaagTATGAGAAGCTCAGTACAGTGACAAACATCTTCCTCCTGAATTTGGTCCTCTCCAACCTTCTCTTTGCCTCCAGTCTCCCCTTCTGGGCGACGTACCATCTGTCTGAGTGGATTTTTGGCATGGCTCTGTGTAAGCTGGTCAGCAGTGCCTACTTCATCGGCTTTTACAGCTCCATCCTCTTCCTCACGCTCATGACATTTGACCGATACCTCGCGGTGGTGCATGCAGTGGCAGCTGCTAAAAGCAGGAAGAAGGCGTATGCCATCGCTGCGTCAGTGGCAGTTTGGTGCATCAGTATTGTAGCGAGTGTGAAAGAGCTGGTTCTCCAAAATGTGCGGCAGACTCCGTTAAATGGAATCGTATGTGAGGAGTCAGGATACGCTGAGAGCACTATGGAGCACTGGCGTCTGGTCACTTATTACCAACAATTCCTGGTCTTCTTCATTCTCCCGCTGTTCATGGTGATGTACTGCTACATCAGCATCACTGTCCGCATCATGTCCACCCGCATGAAGGAGAAGTGCCGCGCCATCAAGCTCATATTTATTATCATCTTCACCTTCTTCGCCTGCTGGACGCCCTACAATATTGTCATCCTCCTTCGAGCTATTACCATCTCCAATGAGGGTGAAAATTTGTGTTCTGACGCAGAGAGCTTGGACTATGCCCTGTACGTGACCCGGAATGTAGCCTATTTGTATTGTTGCATtagtcctgtgttttacacatttgtgGGCAAGAAGTTCCAGAGCCACTTTAGAAGGCTGTTGGCCAAGAGGATCCCCTgtctgaagagacacatgagcCTCAGCAGCCAGAGCACCAGAACCACGTCACAGAGGACACCACACTCTGCTTATGAGTACTAG